Proteins encoded by one window of Verrucomicrobiota bacterium:
- a CDS encoding PD-(D/E)XK nuclease family protein: MNVRFLIGPAGSGKTQQCLEEIRQELRTAPEGRPLLLLAPKQSTFQLERQLLSDPHLPGYVRLQILSFERLAHYVVQEFNETPPRLLSEEGRLMVLRALLMREGARLKIFRAAARLPGFARQLSLLLRELQQHQISPARLLSLAGTPLERPQLNDKLHDLATLMHAYREWMAAHQLDDADELLDHAAKALERWWRGQSQNTVERRYVFDGVWLDGFAEMTPQELAVLEHVVRCSRRSTLAFCLEARPTEDISWLSTWSVIGQTFKRCHSRFAANEECQVSMVTLPRQEGRSRFSGCPELAFLEANWAAARPHPFGGNACIPLASDPPQPSAAQATESVASGSGPIRLVACANPEAEAVMAAREILKFVRAGGRYREVAVTVRHLEGYAQPLRRVFTRYQIPHFLDARESVAHHPLAELTRAALRMAAYDWKQPDWFAALKSGLVHVDESAIDALENEALARGWESETWFDVLPGLEQEPGLASVEKLRTQLTPPFIRFTRALPIASVTGEQLVNAVQELWADLKVSQTLETWAETRLNPRQDAVHGTVWSQMQEWLHNLSQAFAQDALPLRDWLPIVEAGLSTLTVGVIPPALDQVIIGAVDRSRSPELQLAMVLGMNETVFPAPPATPTLLNEEEREALARQQLFLGVNTRQRIGHERYYGYIACTRARRQLVLSWSLANDSGAQLNPSVFIAQVKALFPQVDVEKFDPSDARFDQWQVSEHQCELAARLLREPAVWPVFEQCQPLRNWVETLLPLRDYHPDEALSPAMAARLYGRVLRTSVSRIEQYGMCPFRYFAHSGMGTEERKQFELGVRETGTFQHEVLERFHLRLQAEGKKWRDLTPRQARELIGVIAGEVAQDFKGGLFGAGAKHQFAQAVFTQALQDFIEVVVGWMQQYAFDPMAVELEFGRGEGSLPAWELDLDEDRKLVFNGIIDRVDVCRTGDDEACVVVIDYKSSSRKPDPVLLQHGIQMQLPAYLSVLRHLPEAAGRLGVAKLIPAGVFYVSLRGEYGSAKSRADALADVASAHREAYQHAGRFNFEMLPKLDNRGAGQGDQFNYRLKQDGTLYKTSKDPMLPGQFTEFLDMVEDNLKRMGREIFTGKAAVSPYKKGGKTACEYCLFKTACRFDSWNQSFRELRASE; encoded by the coding sequence CGCCAGGAGCTGCGGACGGCACCGGAGGGGCGTCCGTTGCTGCTGCTCGCGCCCAAGCAGTCCACCTTCCAGCTCGAACGCCAGTTGTTGTCCGATCCGCATCTGCCAGGCTACGTGCGCCTGCAAATTCTTTCCTTCGAGCGTCTCGCGCACTATGTGGTGCAGGAGTTTAATGAGACACCGCCCCGCTTGTTGTCCGAGGAAGGGCGGCTGATGGTATTGCGCGCCTTGTTAATGCGGGAGGGCGCGCGGCTAAAAATATTTCGCGCAGCGGCGCGGCTGCCGGGTTTTGCCCGGCAACTCAGTCTGCTCTTGCGCGAACTGCAACAGCACCAAATCAGCCCGGCCCGGTTGTTATCCCTGGCGGGTACGCCGCTGGAGCGTCCCCAACTCAATGACAAACTGCACGATCTGGCCACGCTGATGCACGCGTACCGGGAATGGATGGCAGCGCATCAGTTGGACGATGCGGATGAGTTATTGGACCATGCCGCGAAGGCGTTGGAACGATGGTGGCGGGGACAATCTCAAAACACTGTGGAAAGACGTTATGTGTTTGACGGGGTGTGGCTGGATGGTTTTGCCGAGATGACCCCGCAGGAACTGGCGGTGCTCGAACACGTCGTGCGTTGCAGTCGGCGCTCCACCCTCGCCTTTTGCCTGGAAGCCCGTCCGACGGAGGATATTTCCTGGCTATCTACCTGGTCGGTCATCGGCCAGACGTTCAAGCGTTGCCATTCCCGCTTCGCGGCCAATGAGGAATGCCAGGTGAGCATGGTCACTTTACCGCGTCAAGAGGGACGGAGCCGGTTCTCGGGTTGTCCTGAACTGGCGTTCTTGGAGGCGAATTGGGCGGCGGCAAGGCCGCACCCTTTTGGCGGTAACGCGTGCATCCCCCTGGCGTCCGACCCCCCGCAGCCGTCTGCGGCTCAGGCCACCGAATCGGTGGCATCAGGTTCGGGGCCGATCCGCCTTGTGGCGTGCGCGAATCCCGAGGCGGAAGCCGTGATGGCTGCGCGGGAAATCCTCAAGTTCGTGCGCGCGGGCGGGCGTTACCGTGAGGTGGCGGTGACAGTGCGGCATCTGGAGGGGTATGCGCAGCCGTTGCGGCGCGTGTTCACCCGGTATCAAATCCCTCACTTCCTGGATGCGCGTGAATCCGTGGCCCATCATCCCTTGGCTGAGTTGACCCGGGCCGCTCTGCGCATGGCGGCGTATGATTGGAAACAGCCGGATTGGTTTGCGGCGCTCAAATCCGGACTGGTGCATGTGGATGAGTCGGCAATTGATGCGTTGGAGAACGAAGCCCTGGCGCGCGGATGGGAGAGTGAAACGTGGTTTGACGTCTTGCCGGGGTTGGAACAGGAGCCTGGCTTGGCGTCCGTGGAGAAACTGCGCACCCAATTGACGCCGCCATTCATCCGCTTTACGCGGGCCTTGCCCATCGCCTCGGTGACTGGTGAGCAATTGGTGAATGCGGTGCAGGAGTTGTGGGCCGACTTGAAAGTGAGCCAGACACTGGAGACTTGGGCCGAGACGCGCCTGAACCCGCGACAGGATGCGGTGCATGGCACCGTCTGGAGTCAGATGCAGGAATGGCTGCACAACCTGTCGCAGGCGTTCGCCCAGGATGCGCTGCCCTTGCGCGACTGGCTGCCGATTGTGGAAGCCGGTCTGAGCACGCTGACGGTTGGGGTCATTCCGCCCGCGCTGGACCAAGTGATTATTGGGGCCGTGGATCGGTCGCGCAGCCCGGAATTGCAGCTTGCCATGGTGCTGGGCATGAATGAGACCGTGTTTCCCGCACCACCAGCCACGCCCACCCTGTTGAATGAAGAGGAGCGTGAGGCGCTGGCCCGGCAGCAACTGTTTCTGGGCGTCAACACCCGTCAACGCATTGGCCACGAGCGTTATTACGGATACATCGCCTGTACGCGTGCGCGGCGGCAATTGGTGTTGAGCTGGTCGCTGGCGAACGATTCCGGCGCGCAGCTTAATCCATCGGTATTCATTGCGCAAGTGAAGGCGCTGTTTCCGCAGGTGGACGTGGAAAAGTTTGATCCCTCTGATGCCCGTTTTGATCAATGGCAGGTTAGCGAACATCAATGTGAACTCGCCGCCAGACTTTTACGCGAACCGGCGGTGTGGCCGGTGTTTGAACAGTGTCAGCCATTGCGCAATTGGGTGGAAACGTTGTTGCCGTTGCGCGATTATCATCCCGACGAAGCGTTGTCGCCCGCCATGGCCGCCCGCCTGTATGGCCGTGTGTTGCGCACGTCGGTCAGCCGGATCGAGCAATACGGCATGTGCCCGTTCCGCTATTTCGCCCATTCCGGCATGGGGACGGAAGAACGCAAACAGTTCGAGCTGGGCGTGCGGGAGACTGGCACGTTTCAGCACGAGGTGTTGGAACGGTTTCATTTGCGATTGCAGGCCGAAGGGAAGAAATGGCGCGACCTCACGCCCCGGCAGGCGCGCGAGTTGATTGGGGTTATTGCCGGGGAAGTCGCGCAAGATTTCAAAGGCGGGCTGTTTGGCGCCGGGGCGAAGCATCAGTTTGCCCAGGCAGTGTTTACGCAGGCCTTGCAGGATTTCATCGAGGTGGTGGTGGGCTGGATGCAGCAGTACGCCTTTGATCCGATGGCGGTGGAATTGGAGTTTGGGCGGGGTGAGGGGTCTTTGCCAGCCTGGGAACTGGATTTGGATGAGGACCGGAAGCTGGTATTCAACGGCATCATTGACCGGGTGGATGTCTGCCGAACCGGTGATGATGAGGCGTGCGTAGTGGTCATTGATTATAAATCTTCCTCGCGCAAGCCTGATCCCGTGCTGCTCCAACATGGCATCCAGATGCAGTTGCCCGCCTATTTGAGCGTTCTGCGACATTTGCCGGAGGCGGCGGGGCGGCTGGGTGTGGCCAAGCTGATTCCTGCTGGCGTTTTTTACGTCAGTTTGCGCGGTGAATATGGTTCGGCGAAAAGCCGTGCGGATGCGTTGGCGGATGTGGCGTCCGCGCATCGGGAGGCGTACCAACATGCCGGACGCTTTAATTTTGAGATGCTGCCCAAGCTGGACAATCGCGGGGCCGGGCAAGGCGACCAGTTTAACTACCGGCTGAAACAGGACGGCACGCTGTATAAAACCAGCAAGGACCCCATGCTGCCGGGGCAATTCACGGAGTTCCTGGATATGGTGGAAGACAATCTAAAGCGCATGGGACGTGAAATCTTCACCGGCAAAGCCGCCGTCTCTCCGTACAAAAAGGGGGGTAAAACCGCCTGTGAGTACTGCCTGTTCAAGACGGCCTGCCGGTTCGATTCCTGGAACCAGTCGTTTCGCGAACTGCGCGCCAGCGAATAG